In the Nitrospira sp. SG-bin1 genome, ACCGCCGATACGGAACGACGTATACTCTTTAAGCGGGGCATTGAAACGAACCTCTCCTCGAACGCCGGCCACGGCAGACTCTAGTCTGCATGGTGTCCGCATTGATCGTCCCTTCGTTCCATCCGTTCGAGTCCGACGATTCATGAGCCATCACGCAAACTTGAGCCGTGCAAGAATCCCGGTCCCGGCCTTCCAGATATCACCCGCACCCAACGTCAGTACGAGGTCGCCCGGCCTTAAGTGCGGTAACACTTGGTCGGGCATGGTTTCCTTGCGCTCGATAAACGTCACCGATGGATGCCCCGCCGCCTTGATCGTTTCGGCGAGGTTGGCTCCGGACACACCCGGTATCGGTTGCTCACCCGCCGGATAGATGTCCGTCATGAAGAGCATATCGGCGTGGTCAAAGGCATGGGCAAACTCTCCGATGCAATCCCTCGTCCGGCTGTATCGATGCGGCTGGAACAGGACGACCAATCGACGGTCCCAGCCCTGCTTGGCGGCGGCGAGCGTCGCTTTCACTTCGGTGGGATGGTGACCATAATCGTCGACCACCATGATTCCATCCGCTTCTCCGCGCAGATGAAATCGCCGTTCGACGCCCGTGAAGGCCGCCAATCCTTTGCGAATCAGGTCGACGGGAATCTCCAACTCGATGCCGATGGCGATGGCCGCCAAGGCATTGGACACGTTATGAGTGCCCGGCACCGCTAATCGGAAGGGGCCAAGATTTTTTTCACGGAAGTGTGCCCGGAACTCGGCACCCCATTGCTTCAGACTGATATCGGTTGCCTTGAAATCAGGCGATACCCCATTTCGATCGCGAAGCCCATAGGTGTGGTACCGCTTCACGAGACGAGGGAACAGTGCGGCCAAATGATCGTCATCGGCACACAAGACCGCCAACCCATAGAACGGGATCTTGTTGATGAACTCCAGGAAGCTTTCATTGATCCGTTCCATCGACCCGTAATGATCAAGATGCTCGCGGTCCAAATTGGTCACCGCGACGATGGTCGGAGAGAGACGAAGAAACGATCCGTCGCTTTCATCTGCCTCCGCCACAAGTAAGTCGCCACGCCCGAGCCGCGCGTGGCTGCCCAAGGCATTGACCTTGCCGCCGATCACCATTGTGGGATCAAGGCCACCCTGCGCCAACACGTTCGCAACCATCGATGTCGTGGTGGTCTTGCCATGGGCCCCCGCAATGGCCACCCCGAACTTCAGGCGCATCAGTTCCGCCAACATCTCCGCCCGAGGAATCACGGGAATCTGCTTGGCCTTTGCCGCCACGACCTCGGGATTACCGGCCGCTACGGCGGAAGAGATCACCACGACTTGCGCGTCTCCCACATTGGATTCCTGATGACCAATGAAAACCTTCCCACCGAGTTCTTCCAGCCGCTTCGTCGTCTCCGATGCGTGCAGGTCCGAACCGGTCACTTTGTAGCCCATCGTGAGAAGGACTTCGGCGATGCCGCTCATCCCGGCCCCTCCGATTCCAACCAGATGAATCAGTTGTATTTTTCGAAAGAGCGTCATACGGCTGAACCTTTGTCGTCCTGTGGCAATCTGTGATTGAATCCCTCGTTCCCCACCAACATTAGCCTCCGGCCGCTCGAGTAGATTGGTTGATGTCATGTGTCACTCCCATGAGCGCGTAACATTCACCGACGATCACTTCGCCGGCATCGATTCGTCTCATCTCCAAACTCTTCTGCTGCATCTTCTCCAACCGCTGCGGGTCCGATAACACGGCTTCGATGATTTCACCCAGTTTCACTCCGGTAAGATCCGCTTGCGGAAGAACAATGGCACCTCCCGCCGTTTCCATTGCCCGTGCGTTCTTCATCTGGTGGTCATAGATAGCCGTCGGCAGGGGAATGAGAATCGCAGCCTTCCCACAGGCCGTCAATTCGGCGATCGTCATGGCCCCGGCGCGAGCCACCACTAGATCTGCGGTCCGCAGGACCGCAGGCATGTCATAGAGAAAGGGTACGACCTTGGCTTGGACACCGAGCGTCCGATACCCCTCACTGACTCGCTCGAAATCTCCCTCCCCGGTCTGATGCGTGATGGACAGACCGGGAAGCCGTTGACTCAATGTTGACAACCCTTCCAACACCGCACTGTTGATGGCCTTGGCACCCTGGCTTCCGCCGAAAATCAGCAGGTGCTTGCCATGCTGCTTGGTCGCCGTATTGCGGTCCGGCTGCATTAAGAACTGTTGCCGAATCGGTGTGCCGACGACACGCACCTTCTTCCGGTCAAACGAAATCCCGGCCGACTCAAATGCCAAAAAAATCCGCTGGGCCAACGGCGCGACAACCTTGTTCGCTAAGCCGGGATAGGCATTCGGCTCCAGGATCACGCGGGCAATTCCTTTCATGGCCGCGGCCGCCACCATGCTCGGACTCGTATAACCTCCTACGCCGATCACCAGATCAGCCTGCCTCCGCTCCAGGATTTTCAGGGATTGCCAAATTCCGATTGGCACGGAAAGCGCACCTTGCAGCACCTCCAGCAATCCCTTCCCCATCACCGGCTTGGCGGTGATCAACTCCAATTCAAATCCCTCGTGAGCAAGGACCCTCGACTCGATCCCGCGCGCAGTCCCCACAAAGAGAATCTTCGTGGACGGGTTGCGTCGCAGAAACTCTCGAGCCAGCGCGACAGCCGGATAGAGATGCCCACCGGTCCCCCCCGCGGCGATCACAATCGTCATTGCCGATCCGCCCAGCCGCGTCCGTGCTGCTGTCTCGTCTCTTCACGTCCGGCCTGTCGATCTCGCGAGATGTTCAACAAAATTCCGACTCCCGTCAGGCTGATCACCAAGGAGGATCCGCCGTAACTGACGAACGGCAACGTGAGTCCCTTGGTCGGCAACAACCCCGTCACGACACAAGCATTGATCAACGCTTGGATACCGATCAGTGTCGTGATGCCGATTCCCAAATAGCGGCCGAACGGCATTCGCGCTCTGGTGGAAATCTGGAACCCCCGGATCACGAAGAGCACGAAGCACAAAACGATGATCCCCGCTCCGACAAACCCGAGCTCTTCGCCGACGAGCGCCAGCACAAAGTCCGTATGCGCCTCGGG is a window encoding:
- the murC gene encoding UDP-N-acetylmuramate--L-alanine ligase (Catalyzes the formation of UDP-N-acetylmuramoyl-L-alanine from UDP-N-acetylmuramate and L-alanine in peptidoglycan synthesis) is translated as MTLFRKIQLIHLVGIGGAGMSGIAEVLLTMGYKVTGSDLHASETTKRLEELGGKVFIGHQESNVGDAQVVVISSAVAAGNPEVVAAKAKQIPVIPRAEMLAELMRLKFGVAIAGAHGKTTTTSMVANVLAQGGLDPTMVIGGKVNALGSHARLGRGDLLVAEADESDGSFLRLSPTIVAVTNLDREHLDHYGSMERINESFLEFINKIPFYGLAVLCADDDHLAALFPRLVKRYHTYGLRDRNGVSPDFKATDISLKQWGAEFRAHFREKNLGPFRLAVPGTHNVSNALAAIAIGIELEIPVDLIRKGLAAFTGVERRFHLRGEADGIMVVDDYGHHPTEVKATLAAAKQGWDRRLVVLFQPHRYSRTRDCIGEFAHAFDHADMLFMTDIYPAGEQPIPGVSGANLAETIKAAGHPSVTFIERKETMPDQVLPHLRPGDLVLTLGAGDIWKAGTGILARLKFA